A DNA window from Helianthus annuus cultivar XRQ/B chromosome 15, HanXRQr2.0-SUNRISE, whole genome shotgun sequence contains the following coding sequences:
- the LOC110914013 gene encoding uncharacterized protein LOC110914013, translating into MRSPRSIKDIQQLNGRLIALNRFLSKVADRTLPFMKVLKECLQTNKFKWTPEAEAAFREMKDYICRLSTLATPVPGEELLLYVSASKTTISAVMMMMMMEREEKQIPIYFISRTLKDPEEHYMPLEKLTLALVFASRRLRRYFQAHKITLLTDQPLQKVLRRPELSGQLAKWAIELGEHSLEYKARTATKGQILADFLAEVPKEEEKELLKWKNLEEEEKKKDDEAVWKLFTDGASSEDASGAGITLITPEVIKLTYAIRLDFENTNNTTEYEALLAGLRLTKKMRAIHVEANTDSQLIVKQYHGEYEAKDNSIAQYVDRVKKLADTFNTFKLEYIPRGRNRKSDALSKLAFVAFDHLAREVKVEVLTSPSIVTDGDLWHSGNLDDTNSEVPQGRDAARGRLGGPQGACALSIIENPVSIKNIECSIINKDFEEGWCLDHPQENLKKVTIVGSDPARLVAADQLNRIGHTVAVFERADQIRGLMMYGVPNLKLDKIDVVQRRVDMMAVAPSIPVGLYGHGCDIKVPARGKALVSTDLSIAVREGTYARTVAMNARFYWPRLYETASKEIKKCDNCQVHAPMTHRHKHPIIPVSTSWPLQKWAMDIIGPFPEGTGGVKYVVVATDYFTKWVEARQ; encoded by the exons ATGCGGTCCCCCAGGTCCATAAAAGATATTCAACAACTGAATGGGAGGCTGATAGCCCTTAACCGTTTCTTGTCCAAAGTAGCCGACAGAACACTTCCCTTCATGAAAGTCCTTAAGGAATGCCTTCAGACAAACAAATTCAAGTGGACTCCGGAAGCTGAGGCAGCCTTCCGAGAGATGAAAGACTACATCTGCAGGCTTTCAACCTTAGCCACCCCAGTCCCTGGGGAGGAACTGCTCTTGTACGTGTCTGCATCCAAGACGACGATCAGTGccgtgatgatgatgatgatgatggaaagGGAAGAGAAACAAATACCCATATACTTCATCAGCAGAACCCTTAAAGATCCAGAGGAGCATTACATGCCACTAGAGAAGCTAACCCTGGCACTTGTCTTTGCTTCTCGAAGGCTCCGGAGATATTTCCAAGCACACAAAATCACACTATTGACGGACCAACCGCTCCAAAAGGTCCTTAGGAGACCAGAACTCTCAGGCCAATTGGCTAAATGGGCCATCGAGCTAGGGGAACACTCCCTAGAGTACAAAGCAAGAACCGCAACAAAAGGGCAAATACTGGCGGACTTCTTGGCAGAAGTCCCTAAGGAAGAGGAGAAAGAACTTCTTAAATGGAAAAACCTGGAGGAGGAAGAGAAGAAGAAGGACGACGAAGCAGTATGGAAACTGTTCACAGACGGGGCTTCAAGTGAGGATGCAAGCGGGGCAGGGATCACACTGATCACCCCCGAGGTAATCAAACTGACATACGCCATCAGATTGGATTTCGAAAACACCAATAACACGACAGAATATGAGGCTCTCCTAGCCGGGCTGAGGCTAACAAAAAAGATGAGAGCAATACATGTTGAAGCTAACACTGATTCACAGCTGATAGTCAAGCAATACCACGGGGAATATGAAGCGAAGGACAACTCGATAGCCCAATACGTAGACAGGGTGAAAAAATTGGCCGACACCTTCAACACTTTCAAGCTTGAATACATTCCTCGAGGAAGAAACAGGAAGTCCGATGCCCTTAGCAAGTTAGCCTTCGTGGCCTTCGACCACTTGGCAAGGGAAGTCAAGGTGGAAGTCCTGACATCCCCCTCCATCGTAACGGATGGGGATTTGTGGCATTCAGGAAACCTGGATGACACCAATTCTGAAGTTCCTCAGGGACGGGACGCTGCCAGAGGGCGATTGGGCGGCCCGCAAG GCGCTTGTGCGCTTAGTATAATCGAAAATCCAGTCTCGATTAAAAACATCGAGTGCTCAATCATAAACAAGGATTTTGAGGAAGGATGGTGTCTCGACCACCCTCAAGAGAACTTG AAAAAAGTAACGATTGTTGGAAGTGATCCTGCTAGGTTAGTTGCTGCTGATCAACTAAATAGGATAGGCCATACAGTCGCCGTATTCGAGCGCGCTGACCAAATCAGAGGACTTATGATGTATGGGGTTCCTAATTTGAAGCTTGACAAAATCGACGTAGTTCAAAGACGGGTTGACATGATGGCTGTG GCACCTTCAATTCCGGTTGGTCTATATGGACATGGCT GCGATATAAAAGTACCAGCAAGGGGCAAAGCACTGGTTTCTACAGATTTAAGCATAGCTGTACGAGAAGGAACATATGCTCGCACAG TGGCAATGAACGCGAGGTTTTATTGGCCCAGATTGTACGAGACAGCGTCGAAGGAAATCAAGAAATGTGATAATTGTCAAGTGCATGCTCCCATGACACACCGCCACAAACACCCCATCATACCCGTATCAACATCTTGGCCATTACAGAAGTGGGCTATGGACATTATTGGACCGTTCCCAGAAGGTACAGGAGGGGTCAAGTATGTGGTGGTTGCCActgattacttcaccaagtgggttgAGGCGAGGCAATGA
- the LOC110910021 gene encoding transcription factor bHLH118 gives MDIPNTKPNHIMFTLQQNEDFVDHDHPCLISFQQEDHTPDLYEHVPIVDGKGKSSIRYPESSTRKRGGDRQRNKPGLGDGGGGDGGPGGDGDNDQMQKKMFHREIERQRRQEMTKLYASLRDLLPLELIKGTRSISDHMNQAVHYIKQMEENVKELSAKRDQLKKFSNTNENSTNNLPNTVSVSFCNEGVQISINSCLIEEGFMLSGVFNTLVEQGLNVTSCSLTKVKDRLIHSIQTEASDLALIDLSMLQQRLSLVANARTNFD, from the exons ATGGATATACCAAACACAAAACCTAATCATATAATGTTCACTCTACAGCAAAATGAAGATTTTGTGGATCATGACCATCCTTGTTTGATTTCTTTCCAACAAGAAGATCATACACCTGATCTTTATGAACATGTTCCCATTGTGGATGGCAAGGGAAAAAGTAGTATAAGATATCCTGAGAGCAGTACCAGGAAAAGAGGCGGAGACCGCCAACGGAATAAGCCCGGTTTGggtgatggcggcggtggtgatggtggtcCGGGAGGAGATGGTGACAATGACCAGATGCAGAAGAAAATGTTCCATAGAGAGATTGAAAGACAAAGAAGACAAGAAATGACTAAACTTTATGCTTCACTTAGGGATTTACTTCCTCTTGAACTCATTAAG GGAACCCGTTCGATATCAGATCATATGAACCAAGCAGTGCATTACATAAAACAAATGGAGGAAAATGTTAAAGAGCTCAGTGCAAAAAGAGATCAGCTCAAGAAGTTTTCAAACACTAATGAAAACTCAACAAATAACCTCCCTAATACTGTTTCAGTCAGCTTCTGTAATGAGGGAGTCCAGATTTCAATCAATAGTTGCTTGATAGAGGAGGGGTTCATGCTTTCTGGAGTATTCAACACTCTTGTTGAACAAGGTCTTAATGTCACAAGCTGCAGTTTAACCAAAGTAAAAGATCGATTAATTCACTCTATTCAGACTGAG GCAAGTGATCTTGCATTGATTGATCTGTCTATGTTGCAACAAAGGTTATCCTTGGTAGCGAATGCTCGGACAAATTTCGATTAA